GGCAGGGCTTATTACCCTTATCGGCTTTGGTTTCGTAGGATTTAAAGATGATATCGGGAAGATCCTTTCCGGGAACAACCTTGAAGGGCTTTCTGCTAGAGGCAAGTTGGCAGGACAAGTGATTGTAGCCTTGATTGCTATAGGACTTCTTTTGTATGCCGAATTTCCTACAACATTCTATATCCCATTTTTCAAAAACGAACTTTTTGATATGAGCTATTTTGCAATTATTTTCTGGGTATTGGTATTTTTGGCTACTACCAATGCGGTTAACCTGACTGACGGGCTTGACGGACTTGCAACCGTACCTTCTGTCATTGCACTTGTCACACTTGGTACGATCATCTATGTTACAGGTCATGCGATTTTTTCAGGCTACCTGCTTGTGCCAAATATCAAAGGGGTAGGAGAAGTGACGATCATGGCTGCTGCTCTTGCAGGAGGGCTCTTAGGATTTCTATGGTACAACTGTTATCCTGCTGAGATCTTTATGGGCGATACCGGTAGTTTGGCAATCGGTGGATTTTTAGCATATCTGGCAATCCTCGGGAAAAGTGAAGTACTGCTTATCTTGATCGGTCTGATCTTTGTAATAGAGACGGTTTCAGTGATCTTGCAGGTAGGTAGTTTCAAATTACGCGGGAAAAAAGTCTTTTTGATGGCTCCGATACACCATCACTTTGAAATGAAAAAATGGGCAGAGAACAAGATTATCGTACGTTTCTGGATGATCTCCCTTATTGCCAATATTCTTGCACTCATCTCATTTAAGTTTAG
This is a stretch of genomic DNA from Sulfurovum zhangzhouensis. It encodes these proteins:
- the mraY gene encoding phospho-N-acetylmuramoyl-pentapeptide-transferase; translation: MLYELSHLLDINLFGYITVRSGFAFFIAFILTLIIMPKYLAWAISKKANQPINKYVPAHEGKRHTPTMGGAVFISSTVIAVLLSANLGNIFVLAGLITLIGFGFVGFKDDIGKILSGNNLEGLSARGKLAGQVIVALIAIGLLLYAEFPTTFYIPFFKNELFDMSYFAIIFWVLVFLATTNAVNLTDGLDGLATVPSVIALVTLGTIIYVTGHAIFSGYLLVPNIKGVGEVTIMAAALAGGLLGFLWYNCYPAEIFMGDTGSLAIGGFLAYLAILGKSEVLLILIGLIFVIETVSVILQVGSFKLRGKKVFLMAPIHHHFEMKKWAENKIIVRFWMISLIANILALISFKFR